A genomic window from Sorex araneus isolate mSorAra2 chromosome 2, mSorAra2.pri, whole genome shotgun sequence includes:
- the OMD gene encoding osteomodulin, with the protein MGVLSPICALFFFLGAKVYGQYESYQWDEDYDQESEDVYQPEFHFHQNRDYGVPFPHTLGCASECFCPLNFPLSMYCDNRKLRTIPKIPAHVRQVYLQFNEIEEVPVDPFANATHLQEIDLSHNKIQSHKIDAGVFAKLSNLLQLHLQHNLLEEFPSPLPGSLERLLLGYNQISRLQANTLETLANLTMLDLCHNLLDDSTLGEEGLAKMEKLMQLNLCYNKLESMPPGLPPSLMYLSLENNSISSIPENYFNKLPKLHAIRMSHNKLQDIPYNSFNLSSLVELNVGHNKLKQAFYIPRNLEHLYLENNEIESINVTLLCPSADPLHNHHLTYIRVDQNKLREPIGSYIFLCFPNIHTIYYGEQRSGNGETIQLKTQVFRFHDDADSEENIGHDEGPEEQEPEENTDPHYYGSHEWQETI; encoded by the exons atGGGTGTTTTAAGTCCAATATgtgctcttttcttctttcttggagCCAAAGTATATGGCCAATATGAAAGTTATCAATGGGATGAAGATTATGATCAAGAGTCAGAGGATGTCTACCAGCCTGAATTCCATTTCCATCAAAATAGAGATTATGGAGTTCCTTTTCCTCACACCCTAGGCTGTGCCAGTGAATGCTTCTGTCCGCTGAACTTCCCATTGTCAATGTACTGTGATAACCGCAAACTCCGGACCATCCCAAAGATCCCCGCGCACGTGCGGCAAGTCTACCTGCAGTTCAACGAGATAGAGGAAGTGCCTGTGGATCCCTTCGCCAACGCGACTCATCTTCAAGAAATCGACCTCAGCCACAACAAAATTCAGTCTCACAAGATCGACGCTGGTGTGTTCGCCAAGCTATCAAATCTACTCCAACTTCACCTACAGCATAACCTTCTGGAAGAATTTCCATCTCCGCTTCCTGGGTCTCTGGAGAGACTCCTTCTGGGTTACAACCAGATCTCCAGactgcaggcaaacaccctggaAACGCTCGCGAACCTCACCATGCTTGACCTCTGCCATAATCTTCTAGATGACTCTACTTTAGGGGAAGAGGGTCTTGCCAAAATGGAGAAACTGATGCAACTCAACCTATGTTATAACAAATTAGAATCAATGCCACCTGGTTTGCCGCCTTCACTGATGTATCTGTCCTTAGAAAATAACTCCATTTCTTCTATACCAGAGAATTACTTCAATAAACTTCCAAAACTTCATGCCATAAGAATGTCACACAACAAACTGCAAGACATCCCATATAATAGTTTTAATCTTTCCAGTCTGGTAGAGCTCAATGTTGGACACAACAAACTGAAGCAAGCATTTTATATCCCACGGAATCTAGAACACTTATACCTAGAGAATAATGAAATTGAAA GTATCAATGTTACGCTCCTGTGTCCATCAGCCGACCCACTACACAACCACCATCTGACATACATTCGTGTGGACCAAAACAAGCTAAGAGAGCCAATAGGCTCATACATTTTCCTCTGCTTCCCTAACATCCATACCATCTATTATGGTGAACAAAGAAGTGGTAATGGTGAAACAATACAACTGAAGACCCAAGTTTTCAGGTTCCATGATGATGCGGATAGTGAAGAGAATATTGGTCATGACGAAGGCCCAGAAGAACAAGAGCCAGAAGAAAACACTGACCCTCACTATTATGGAAGTCACGAATGGCAAGAAACTATATAG